DNA from Octopus sinensis unplaced genomic scaffold, ASM634580v1 Contig20094, whole genome shotgun sequence:
GGGAACGTCCCTCAGCATATGACTGACCACAGACGTCACAATGAaaaggcttctctccagtatgaacacgtttgtgtctgGTCAATGTACTCCCTTCAGAGAACGACTGACCACAGATAacgcactgatatggtttctctcctgtatgaatgcgtctgtGATTAGTTAAGACAAAAttctgagagaaggatttaccacagatgtcacagtcatatggtttttcacctgtatgaacgtGTTTGTGTTTACTTAAGTAATTAGgccgagagaatgatttgccacaggtatcacagtgaaatggcttctcacctgtatgaatacgtttgtgcttagtTAAGTGATCGGACTGGGAGAAGGATTTACTACAggtatcacactgataaggtttctcacctgtatggatacgtttgtgctTAGTTAAGGTCCCTCCATCACAGAATGACTGGCCACAGAAAACACactgatatggtctctctcctgtatgaatgcgtatatgtgtagTCAAGCCatgattttgagagaatgatttaccacagacatcacagtgatatggtctccctcctgtatgaatgcgtttgtgagtagttaagtggtaattctgagtgaatgatttaccacagatatcacagtggtagggcctctcccctgtatgaatacgcttgtgggCAGTTAAGTGTTTATTTTGAGataatgattttccacagatatcacagcgatatggtttctctcctgtatgactacGTTTGTGAACCGTGAGGCTTTCTTTCCGAGTAAAtgactttttacagatatcacagttgTGAGATGTTTTTCCTCTATCTTTTGGCACCTCCTCAATAAAGTCAAGACTTTCCGTCAGCATTTTACATTTCACATTGTCCTCACGCAATTCACTTtccataatttatattttctcacCACAATATGCAGATGTTTACACACTTCATTCCTATAAAATTTCTTATCTTGGTCAATATCTGCAGAAGCTGCCAGCTCTTTTGTAATCCAAGGTTAATAGGAATGCAAAATCCTCATTGAAGAAGAAATATTGCTGCAGTCGCAAGAAATATTTCACACAAAATTTACCTTCTTTCTATAAACAGGGATCTCTTTGTTCTGTGTCACAGCTTTATTTAATCTTTCAAAAATGATAAATCCATTAATCCAATGTTATCCCGTAATCTGAAATAAGAGAGAAACAACAGAAATTACAGAGGATACTTGATAAAACAACAGAGACTACACAGTGGAAGATTTTACCTGTTATATTCATGACTATGGGaagatatttttttcatctttcacttgtttgactgtggccatgctggggcacagcattGAAGGGCTTAGATACACAAACCAACACTAATACTTAGTTTTTTAAGAGACTCTATTAGTCTCTGGCAAAACTGCTAGGTcagaaggatgtaaacaaacctactCCAGTTGTGATGCAGTCATGGGGGACAAATGCAAcagaaatactcacacacacacatatgtaatgaaAGGGACTTCCTAAATcacaaaagcaacagaaatacatacatcaacatcatttaaccctttcgttacagtatttattttgagatgctctgtgttcaattttaaatataacaaagaatttagtaaaataacttcgttatcattaagctagtgttaggaatataaattgtgactaaggtttggtggaagattttaattcagaacttatgtaaacaagacatttgtactcagaaccagagccagtttcagccgggttggtaacgaaagggttaatgtctgctttccatactggcatgggtcacACAGTTTGACCGGAGCCGATGAGCcggagagctacaccaggttccagtgtgatttggcatggtttctatggctggatgcccttcctaacaccaaccaccccaggggtgtagtgggtgcttttatacacTACCGGCAAGGGTGCCGtttacatgacaccggcaacAACCAGGACTACGATTCAAGGCAATGACTATGATGCAAGGGTGTCGTTTACACGGCACTAGCGGCACCCACGATGACTCATGAGTCCTATTTCCATGACTCTGGTGACCACTATGACTCACAGGTGCAATTTACATGGCATTTGCACTGACCACGATTCCCAGGTGCCAATGTACATGGCACCATCAATgaccatggctatgatgcacagcactagcattcatcatcatcatcgtcatcatcgtttaacgtccgttctccatgctagcacgggttggacagttcgaccggggtctgggaagccaggaggctgcaccaggctccagtctgatctggcagtgtttctacagctggatgccaagaGGGGCATAAAACCTGCTTCCAGGAGATACCCCTCTTTAATGAGAGGCCCACCTCCGCCATTTACAAAGTCATCCCTCAACATCCTACTGGGGTAAAAAGAATTGAAGGCACAATGAGTTTTTGGGACCCTACACACTTAAAAAGTATACAAGAagcctttttggtaaaaaaaaaatacacattttctGACAAAAAGATTTAAGGGAGatatggctgttgtttctagcatatcctgTGACTGGTAAGGTTTCGGgttgataaaaaataatttcttaataGCATAAATGGGTTTATGATACTGATGGGGAGAATATATTGAAAATCATCAGAGTGAGAAAGACACGAGGAAGGTCATGAGATATGCTAGACACAGCAGCCAAATCGCCATTCAATACGAGATCTACCGCGCACTATCTGTAGTCTATGCTGTGAAATAACCTCATCTGTTTTTCTCAATTTTCATCCTATGAATGTATTACTGGGATTAGGATTAGGGTTGGATTGAGCTTTTCCCCAGTCACACCTTCATCGTATTTGCTAGAAAGTAGTGAGAAAAGATGCTGCCGATTCGTTTGTGGGTTTCCT
Protein-coding regions in this window:
- the LOC118762060 gene encoding zinc finger protein 436-like → MNITGERPYQCVFCGQSFCDGGTLTKHKRIHTGEKPYQCDTCSKSFSQSDHLTKHKRIHTGEKPFHCDTCGKSFSRPNYLSKHKHVHTGEKPYDCDICGKSFSQNFVLTNHRRIHTGEKPYQCVICGQSFSEGSTLTRHKRVHTGEKPFHCDVCGQSYAEGRSLTKHKRIHTGEKPYQCDICGESFSQNSHLNRHKRFHTGEKPYHCVTCGKSFSQNSELTTHTYIHTGEKPFHCITCGKSFSDNSTLTSHKRTHTGERQFHCDICGKSFFRRRNLTTHAAIHGKI